One Microbacterium sp. W4I20 DNA window includes the following coding sequences:
- a CDS encoding deoxyribose-phosphate aldolase, with translation MRLRSRNSSERRSRVPDIAEIRRIRAENPALVGQTLRERRRRALLGDDGRLFIIAADHPARGSLGVGARRFAMGSRVALLERLAIALERPGVDGVLGTPDIIEDLALLGVLDDKVVVGSMNRGGLQGAAFEMDDRFTAYDVPALVRDGIDLGKLLLRINLEDAGTASVLEGSAAAVSAAAAAQLPIMLEPFMSRRNGDRFVNDLSTDAVIRSIAIAAGLGDSSAYTWLKLPVVADMERVAEAATMPTLLLGGDPVTGQDETFASWQHALTLPGMRGLVVGRSLLYPHDDDVVRAIDIAASLVHETVAARTHMRGR, from the coding sequence ATGCGGCTGAGGTCGAGGAATTCCTCGGAAAGGCGGTCGCGCGTGCCTGACATCGCGGAGATCCGACGGATCCGGGCGGAGAATCCCGCCCTGGTCGGGCAGACGCTGCGCGAACGACGACGGCGCGCGCTGCTCGGCGACGACGGTCGCCTCTTCATCATCGCCGCCGACCACCCGGCGCGCGGCTCGCTGGGAGTCGGCGCACGCCGGTTCGCGATGGGCAGTCGAGTGGCTCTGCTCGAGCGTCTCGCGATCGCGCTCGAGCGACCCGGCGTCGACGGCGTCCTCGGCACCCCCGACATCATCGAGGACCTCGCTCTGCTCGGCGTGCTCGATGACAAGGTCGTCGTCGGTTCGATGAACCGCGGTGGCCTGCAGGGTGCGGCGTTCGAGATGGACGACAGGTTCACCGCCTACGACGTGCCGGCGCTGGTGCGCGACGGGATCGACCTGGGAAAGCTGCTCCTGCGCATCAACCTGGAGGATGCCGGGACCGCCTCGGTGCTCGAGGGATCGGCCGCAGCGGTCTCGGCCGCCGCCGCCGCGCAGCTGCCCATCATGCTCGAGCCGTTCATGAGCCGGCGGAACGGGGACCGGTTCGTCAACGACCTCTCCACGGATGCTGTGATCCGCTCGATCGCCATCGCTGCGGGTCTGGGGGATTCCTCCGCGTACACCTGGTTGAAGCTCCCGGTGGTCGCCGACATGGAACGCGTTGCAGAAGCCGCGACGATGCCGACGCTGCTGCTCGGGGGAGACCCGGTGACGGGCCAGGACGAGACGTTCGCCTCGTGGCAGCACGCGCTCACACTCCCCGGAATGCGCGGGCTCGTCGTGGGACGCTCCCTGCTCTATCCGCATGATGACGACGTCGTCCGGGCGATCGACATCGCCGCCTCTCTCGTGCATGAGACCGTGGCGGCGCGTACGCACATGCGTGGGCGATGA
- the iolB gene encoding 5-deoxy-glucuronate isomerase produces MTTNEWVFPRGSLAEGRWESVVGAEHPGWQHTGIRVAELDGTITLPPSAAERMIVPLAGSFVVSTAEERWMLEGRRSVFDGPTDVLYVGTMTGFRIEGVGRVAVAESPTTRQLPPSLLRRDRVPVEIRGAGRSTRQVHNFGVPGALAAHRLIVCEVVTPAENWSSYPPHKHDSASASESELEEIYYFESAVARGVQAPLDARPFGMFTAYASDHRAIETAARVETGDIALVPYGFHGPAVAAPGYDLYYLNVMAGPGAERAWRITDDPAQAWIREHWSGEHPDPRLPYLSKETTQ; encoded by the coding sequence ATGACGACCAACGAATGGGTGTTCCCCCGAGGCTCGCTCGCCGAGGGGCGCTGGGAGAGCGTGGTCGGAGCGGAGCATCCCGGATGGCAGCACACCGGCATCCGCGTCGCCGAACTCGACGGAACGATCACCCTGCCGCCGTCTGCGGCGGAGCGCATGATCGTTCCCCTCGCGGGATCGTTCGTCGTTTCGACGGCCGAGGAACGATGGATGCTCGAGGGACGCCGATCCGTCTTCGACGGACCGACCGACGTGCTGTACGTGGGCACGATGACCGGGTTCCGGATCGAGGGAGTCGGTCGCGTCGCCGTCGCCGAATCGCCGACGACCCGGCAGCTGCCGCCGTCACTCCTGCGGCGCGACCGGGTGCCGGTCGAGATCCGCGGCGCCGGGCGGTCAACGCGCCAGGTGCACAACTTCGGCGTTCCCGGGGCGCTCGCGGCACACCGGCTCATCGTCTGCGAGGTGGTGACCCCCGCGGAGAACTGGTCGTCGTATCCGCCGCACAAACACGACAGCGCCAGCGCATCCGAGAGCGAGCTGGAGGAGATCTACTACTTCGAGTCCGCAGTGGCGCGGGGAGTGCAGGCGCCGCTCGACGCAAGGCCGTTCGGGATGTTCACCGCCTATGCCTCCGACCACCGGGCGATCGAGACCGCGGCCCGCGTGGAGACCGGCGACATCGCCCTCGTCCCCTACGGGTTCCACGGGCCCGCGGTCGCCGCGCCGGGGTACGACCTCTACTACCTCAACGTGATGGCCGGCCCCGGGGCGGAACGCGCATGGCGGATCACCGACGACCCCGCACAGGCCTGGATCCGAGAGCATTGGAGCGGAGAGCACCCTGATCCGCGTCTGCCGTACCTGTCGAAGGAGACCACGCAGTGA
- a CDS encoding zinc-binding dehydrogenase encodes MQSVSYIGSGRVEVAEQPTEAPAAGEVQLAVAFTGLCGTDMHIIHGSMDARVTTPLVFGHEMSGTVEQIGADVEGWAVGDRVTVMPLEWDGTCPACLAGHQHICQNLDFVGIDSPGSLQQRWNVRAEWLIPLPDDMPLDIAALAEPTAVAVHDVRRSELGPGDKVVVIGGGPIGLLIASVARHFGAEVAVIELAPARRAQIAELGFETLDPRVTNQDAWVDRWTEGAGADVVFEVSGAEAAVRGATSLAKVRGTIVVVAIHPTPRPIDLQRVFWRELRLLGARVYERRDFDTAVELLAEGAIPTELLITKVVPLSQVQSAFDDLEQGNALKILVDVGAGA; translated from the coding sequence ATGCAGAGCGTGTCGTACATCGGGTCGGGCCGGGTCGAGGTCGCAGAACAGCCGACCGAGGCTCCCGCCGCCGGAGAGGTGCAGCTGGCCGTCGCCTTCACGGGCCTCTGCGGCACCGACATGCACATCATCCACGGATCGATGGACGCGCGCGTGACGACTCCTCTGGTCTTCGGGCACGAGATGAGCGGCACCGTCGAGCAGATCGGCGCGGACGTCGAAGGGTGGGCGGTCGGCGACCGGGTCACGGTCATGCCCCTGGAGTGGGACGGCACCTGCCCCGCGTGCCTCGCCGGTCATCAGCACATCTGCCAGAACCTCGACTTCGTCGGGATCGACTCCCCGGGGTCGCTGCAGCAGCGCTGGAACGTGCGCGCCGAATGGTTGATCCCCCTGCCCGACGACATGCCCCTCGACATCGCCGCGCTGGCCGAGCCGACAGCGGTCGCCGTGCACGACGTGCGACGCTCCGAACTCGGTCCTGGCGACAAGGTGGTCGTGATCGGCGGCGGGCCGATCGGACTGCTCATCGCGAGCGTCGCCCGCCACTTCGGTGCCGAGGTCGCGGTGATCGAGCTGGCACCCGCCCGACGCGCGCAGATCGCCGAGCTCGGCTTCGAGACGCTCGACCCGCGTGTGACGAACCAGGATGCCTGGGTGGACCGGTGGACGGAGGGTGCGGGGGCCGACGTCGTCTTCGAGGTCTCCGGCGCGGAGGCCGCGGTGCGGGGAGCGACGTCGCTGGCGAAGGTCCGCGGAACGATCGTGGTGGTCGCGATCCATCCGACTCCGCGGCCGATCGATCTGCAGCGGGTGTTCTGGCGCGAGCTGCGTCTGCTCGGCGCCCGCGTCTATGAGCGGCGCGACTTCGACACGGCGGTGGAACTGCTCGCGGAGGGGGCGATCCCGACAGAGCTGCTGATCACCAAGGTCGTTCCGCTCTCGCAGGTGCAGTCGGCGTTCGACGATCTGGAGCAGGGGAACGCGCTGAAGATCCTCGTCGACGTCGGAGCCGGCGCATGA
- a CDS encoding SDR family oxidoreductase, translating to MSGPFDLTGRLAVVTGASRGIGRAIAESLADAGADIIAVSASIDPERSAVGDAVAARGRAFEAFACDFADPDAVAALGARLGDRPVDILVNNAGTIRRAPAAEHPSEWWDEVIQVDLSSQFAFTQALAQGMLERGRGRIIFTASLLAFQGGINVPGYAAAKSAIAGLTKALSNEWAARGVTVNAIAPGYIATDNTQALQDDPERSRSILERIPAGRWGAASDIGGAAVFLAAPASDYVSGITLPVDGGWLGR from the coding sequence ATGAGCGGCCCGTTCGACCTCACCGGACGTCTCGCCGTCGTGACGGGCGCATCCCGCGGCATCGGCCGCGCGATCGCCGAGTCGCTCGCCGACGCGGGCGCGGACATCATCGCGGTGAGTGCGTCCATCGATCCCGAGCGAAGCGCGGTGGGGGATGCCGTCGCCGCGCGCGGACGCGCGTTCGAGGCCTTCGCCTGCGACTTCGCCGACCCCGACGCCGTCGCAGCGCTCGGCGCTCGACTCGGTGACCGGCCCGTCGACATCCTGGTCAACAACGCGGGCACGATCCGTCGAGCCCCCGCCGCCGAGCATCCGAGCGAATGGTGGGACGAGGTGATCCAGGTCGACCTGTCGAGTCAGTTCGCCTTCACCCAGGCGCTCGCGCAGGGCATGCTGGAGCGCGGCCGAGGCAGGATCATCTTCACGGCCTCCCTGCTCGCGTTCCAGGGCGGCATCAACGTGCCCGGGTATGCGGCCGCGAAGTCCGCGATCGCCGGTCTCACCAAAGCACTGTCGAACGAGTGGGCGGCCCGCGGCGTCACGGTCAACGCGATCGCCCCCGGCTACATCGCGACCGACAACACCCAGGCGCTGCAGGACGACCCGGAGCGCTCGCGGTCGATCCTCGAGCGCATCCCCGCGGGACGCTGGGGCGCGGCATCCGACATCGGTGGGGCCGCGGTGTTCCTCGCCGCACCGGCATCCGACTATGTCTCGGGGATCACCCTGCCGGTCGACGGGGGATGGCTGGGCCGCTGA
- the iolD gene encoding 3D-(3,5/4)-trihydroxycyclohexane-1,2-dione acylhydrolase (decyclizing) codes for MTVAQALMTFLANQWTVDGDTRERTIAGTFGIFGHGNVAGVGQALLQLHTDEPGLMPYHQARNEQAMVHQAVGYARMRRRRATFAATASVGPGAANMLTGAALATANRLPVLLLPSDTFATRVADPVLQQLEHPHDPGMQVTDAFRPVSRFFDRVQRPEQLFSIALAAMRVLTDPAETGAVTIALPEDVQAEALEVPEEFLQPRDWHVRRPVPEPEELARAVEVIRAAKRPFLIAGGGVLYSGAEDALRAFADATGVPVGATQAGVGSLPWDHPRYVGGVGATGTTAANALAADADVIIGIGTRYSDFTTASRTAFQHPGVRFVNINVASFDAYKHGTPFPVVADARRAIEGVHAALEGWQVGPEYAQRIAEEKSRWDAVVDRALAPTGGDLLGQPEIIGAVNAASDPTDVLVQAAGSLPGDLHKLWRVRDPLGYHVEYAFSTMGYEIAGGLGVRRAAPDRDVLVLVGDGSYLMLHTELVTAVAEGLKIIVVLVQNHGYASIGHLSETVGSARFGTKYRAQDPETLDFVEERFVPVDLAANARSYGVDVIEVAPGPDAAGDLHAAVRRAKQSSTTTLIHVDADPLRYGPDGGGWWDVPVAESSTLASTREAREDYERLRTAQRPLLG; via the coding sequence ATGACCGTGGCCCAGGCATTGATGACCTTTCTCGCGAATCAGTGGACGGTCGACGGCGACACCAGGGAGCGGACGATCGCGGGCACCTTCGGCATCTTCGGCCACGGCAACGTCGCGGGCGTCGGACAGGCCCTGCTGCAGCTGCACACCGACGAGCCGGGGCTCATGCCCTACCACCAGGCCCGCAACGAGCAGGCGATGGTGCACCAGGCCGTGGGCTATGCCCGGATGCGACGGCGACGCGCGACCTTCGCGGCGACGGCATCCGTCGGTCCCGGGGCCGCCAACATGCTCACGGGCGCGGCGCTGGCCACGGCGAACCGGCTCCCCGTGCTCCTGCTGCCCTCTGACACCTTCGCCACCCGCGTCGCCGACCCCGTCCTGCAGCAGCTGGAGCACCCGCACGATCCGGGGATGCAGGTGACCGACGCCTTCCGCCCGGTGTCGCGGTTCTTCGATCGGGTGCAACGCCCCGAGCAGCTGTTCTCGATCGCCCTCGCGGCGATGCGGGTGCTGACCGACCCCGCCGAGACCGGCGCCGTGACGATCGCTCTGCCCGAAGACGTGCAGGCGGAGGCGCTCGAGGTGCCCGAGGAGTTCCTGCAGCCGCGCGACTGGCATGTGCGTCGACCCGTGCCCGAGCCGGAGGAGCTCGCGAGGGCGGTCGAGGTCATCCGCGCGGCGAAGCGGCCCTTCCTCATCGCCGGCGGCGGCGTGCTGTACTCCGGCGCGGAGGACGCGCTTCGGGCCTTCGCCGACGCCACGGGGGTGCCGGTCGGTGCGACCCAGGCCGGCGTGGGAAGCCTTCCCTGGGATCACCCCCGGTACGTCGGCGGCGTCGGTGCGACCGGAACGACGGCGGCGAACGCGCTCGCCGCCGACGCCGACGTCATCATCGGGATCGGAACCCGCTACAGCGACTTCACCACGGCCAGTCGCACCGCATTCCAGCATCCGGGGGTGCGATTCGTGAACATCAACGTCGCGTCGTTCGACGCGTACAAGCACGGCACCCCGTTCCCCGTCGTGGCCGACGCGCGCCGAGCGATCGAGGGCGTGCACGCGGCGCTGGAGGGCTGGCAGGTCGGGCCCGAGTACGCGCAGCGCATCGCCGAGGAGAAGAGCCGGTGGGATGCTGTCGTCGATCGGGCGCTCGCGCCGACCGGTGGGGACCTGCTGGGCCAGCCGGAGATCATCGGTGCGGTGAACGCCGCGAGCGACCCGACGGACGTGCTCGTGCAGGCCGCGGGATCGCTGCCGGGTGACCTGCACAAGCTCTGGCGCGTGCGCGACCCGCTCGGCTACCACGTCGAATACGCCTTCTCCACGATGGGCTACGAGATCGCGGGCGGCCTCGGGGTCCGCCGCGCCGCCCCCGACCGCGATGTGCTCGTCCTCGTCGGAGACGGGTCGTACCTGATGCTGCACACCGAGCTGGTGACCGCCGTCGCCGAAGGGCTGAAGATCATCGTGGTGCTGGTCCAGAACCACGGGTACGCCTCGATCGGGCATCTGTCGGAGACCGTCGGGTCGGCGCGATTCGGCACCAAGTACCGGGCGCAGGACCCCGAGACGCTCGATTTCGTCGAAGAACGATTCGTGCCGGTGGACCTCGCGGCGAACGCGCGATCGTACGGGGTCGATGTGATCGAGGTCGCTCCCGGACCAGACGCGGCGGGTGATCTTCACGCCGCCGTGCGTCGGGCGAAGCAGTCCTCGACGACGACGCTCATCCACGTCGATGCGGATCCGCTCCGCTACGGCCCCGATGGCGGAGGCTGGTGGGACGTCCCCGTCGCCGAGAGCTCGACGCTCGCGAGCACTCGCGAGGCCCGAGAAGACTACGAACGTCTCCGCACCGCTCAGCGACCGCTGCTCGGCTGA
- a CDS encoding aldo/keto reductase, whose translation MNGRLSPERLALPRIGLGGSAFGNLYRVTSDEDCAAAIDAAWDAGVRYFDTAPHYGLGLSERRLGALLADRPRSEWILSTKVGRLLEPSPEHADRLDDDFAVPATHRRVWDFSRDGILRSLEASLERLGLDRIDVVYLHDPDDHGEQASTEAVDTLIELRDEGVIRAIGAGMNQSAMLAEFVRRCDIDVVMLAGRYTLLDRSAEADLLPLAQERGVAVVAAGVYNSGLLSRAHVDPASRFDYRTTPEHLVRRATRLAEICRSHGVTLPDAAVHFPLRHPAVASVVIGARDRRQVEQGIERASVPIPESLWDEIDASLSEENLASEDEFI comes from the coding sequence ATGAACGGTCGGCTTTCGCCCGAGCGGCTCGCACTCCCCCGGATCGGCCTCGGCGGCAGCGCCTTCGGCAACCTGTACCGGGTGACGAGCGACGAGGACTGCGCCGCGGCCATCGACGCGGCCTGGGATGCCGGCGTGCGCTACTTCGACACCGCGCCCCACTACGGACTCGGACTGTCCGAGCGTCGGCTGGGCGCCTTGCTCGCCGACCGGCCGCGGTCGGAGTGGATCCTGTCGACCAAGGTCGGCCGCCTCCTCGAGCCCTCCCCCGAGCACGCCGACCGCCTGGACGACGACTTCGCGGTGCCCGCCACGCACCGTCGCGTCTGGGACTTCTCACGCGACGGGATCCTGCGCTCCCTCGAAGCGAGCCTCGAGCGACTCGGCCTGGATCGGATCGACGTCGTGTATCTCCACGACCCCGACGATCACGGGGAGCAGGCCTCCACCGAGGCCGTCGACACCCTGATCGAGCTGAGGGATGAGGGCGTGATCCGGGCGATCGGAGCCGGGATGAACCAGTCGGCGATGCTGGCCGAGTTCGTGCGCCGGTGCGACATCGACGTGGTCATGCTCGCCGGCCGGTACACGCTGTTGGATCGCTCGGCGGAAGCGGATCTGCTCCCTCTCGCGCAAGAGCGCGGAGTGGCCGTCGTCGCCGCAGGCGTGTACAACTCCGGCCTGCTGAGCCGTGCACACGTGGACCCGGCTTCGCGGTTCGACTACCGGACGACGCCGGAGCATCTCGTTCGCCGCGCAACACGCCTCGCCGAGATCTGCCGCTCGCACGGAGTGACGCTGCCGGATGCCGCGGTGCACTTCCCCCTGCGGCATCCGGCGGTCGCATCGGTCGTGATCGGCGCGCGAGACAGGCGGCAGGTGGAGCAGGGCATCGAGCGGGCTTCGGTACCAATCCCGGAGAGCCTGTGGGACGAGATCGACGCCTCGCTCAGCGAGGAAAATCTCGCATCCGAGGACGAATTCATTTGA
- the iolC gene encoding 5-dehydro-2-deoxygluconokinase has translation MKALDRRGSPVNPSPPASSIDVLAIGRIGVDLYPLQDGVGLEDVTSFGRYLGGSATNVAIAAARYGRTSALITRTGDDPFGSYARRELVRLGVSDRFVDVVPELHTPVTFCEIFPPDHFPLYFYRDPIAPDLVIHADEIDLDAVIGARVYWSTVTGLSREPSRSAHFAAWRARDRRPLTVLDLDYRPMFWESAEVAREHVARALDHVTVAVGNREECEIAVDETDPDRAADALLERGVELAIVKQGPKGVLAKTKDERVEVAPFAVDVVNGLGAGDAFGGALCHGLLAGWGLEQTMLWANAAGAIVAGRRECSTAMPDAAEVEEFLGKAVARA, from the coding sequence ATGAAGGCTCTTGATCGAAGAGGATCACCCGTGAACCCCAGTCCACCTGCGTCGTCGATCGACGTTCTCGCCATCGGGCGGATCGGCGTGGATCTGTATCCGTTGCAAGACGGCGTGGGCCTGGAAGACGTGACGAGCTTCGGGAGATACCTCGGAGGCTCGGCCACCAACGTCGCGATCGCTGCCGCCAGATACGGCCGCACATCCGCGCTGATCACCCGGACCGGAGACGACCCGTTCGGCAGCTACGCGCGCCGCGAGCTTGTGCGCCTGGGTGTCTCGGACCGCTTCGTCGACGTCGTACCTGAGCTGCACACTCCGGTCACATTCTGCGAGATCTTTCCGCCCGATCACTTTCCCCTCTACTTCTACCGCGACCCGATCGCACCCGACTTGGTGATCCATGCCGACGAGATCGACCTCGACGCGGTGATCGGCGCTCGCGTGTACTGGTCGACCGTCACCGGATTGAGCCGAGAGCCCAGTCGATCCGCGCACTTCGCGGCCTGGCGTGCGCGCGACCGACGTCCGCTCACGGTGCTCGACCTCGACTACCGTCCGATGTTCTGGGAGAGCGCGGAGGTGGCGAGGGAACACGTCGCTCGAGCGCTCGATCATGTGACCGTGGCGGTCGGCAACCGCGAGGAGTGCGAGATCGCCGTCGATGAGACCGATCCTGATCGGGCAGCGGACGCCCTGCTGGAGCGAGGCGTCGAACTCGCGATCGTCAAGCAGGGCCCGAAGGGTGTGCTCGCCAAGACGAAGGATGAACGCGTGGAGGTCGCCCCGTTCGCGGTCGATGTCGTGAACGGTCTGGGCGCGGGCGACGCGTTCGGGGGTGCGCTCTGCCACGGTCTCCTGGCCGGGTGGGGGCTGGAGCAGACGATGCTCTGGGCCAACGCGGCCGGCGCCATCGTCGCCGGGAGACGCGAGTGCTCCACAGCCATGCCGGATGCGGCTGAGGTCGAGGAATTCCTCGGAAAGGCGGTCGCGCGTGCCTGA